A portion of the Cryptomeria japonica chromosome 5, Sugi_1.0, whole genome shotgun sequence genome contains these proteins:
- the LOC131073289 gene encoding endoglucanase 16-like yields MAKAMEALLAVVLLLFCGEWQVVRGEFDYRDALSKSILFLEAQRSGKLPQSQRVKWRGDSGLTDGKLQNVDLAGGYYDAGDNVKYGLPMAFTITTLAWGTLDYGKELKAAGEIQNARDAIRWGTDYFLKASATPNQLWVQVGDPQADHNCWERPEDMDTPRSLYKIDKDTPGSEIAAETAAALAASSIVFRFTNPRYSHLLLQRSQSLFSFADRYKGTYGEECPFYCSVSGYNDELLWAASWLYRATKSSYYSNYIIQHDNVKAYVNEFNWDLKYAGIQVLLTDLYFQGEAQFSAYRSNAERFVCSLLPGSPIRSVKTTPGGLLYVRDGANTQYVTSAAFLMARYSDLLSAKKRTLSCGNTLFKPNDVMGFAKLQIDYLLGRNPLGISYMVGYGSKYPRQPHHRGASVVSIHQQPRKIKCIEGFMYWFHKDSSNPNTLIGAIVGGPDKYDRFVDFRTKSSMLEPTTYINSPLVGVLAKLYRMTCKTNRQC; encoded by the exons ATGGCCAAGGCAATGGAAGCGCTTTTGGCAGTGGTGTTGTTGCTGTTTTGTGGTGAGTGGCAGGTGGTTCGTGGAGAATTCGATTACAGAGATGCTCTATCTAAGTCTATCCTCTTTCTAGAGGCCCAACGATCCGGTAAACTCCCACAATCTCAGCGAGTAAAGTGGAGAGGAGATTCTGGCCTCACAGATGGGAAGTTGCAAAAC GTTGATTTAGCTGGGGGTTACTACGATGCAGGCGATAACGTGAAATATGGGCTTCCCATGGCATTCACTATCACCACACTCGCTTGGGGCACACTGGATTATGGGAAAGAGTTGAAAGCTGCAGGAGAGATTCAGAATGCAAGGGACGCTATTAGATGGGGAACTGACTACTTTCTCAAGGCTAGTGCAACTCCAAATCAATTATGGGTTCAG GTGGGTGATCCCCAGGCAGACCATAATTGTTGGGAGCGTCCAGAAGATATGGACACTCCTCGATCTCTTTACAAGATTGATAAAGACACCCCTGGATCAGAAATTGCAGCAGAAACGGCCGCAGCCTTGGCTGCCTCCTCCATTGTTTTCAGATTCACAAACCCTCGTTACTCACACCTTCTCCTCCAACGTTCTCAATCG CTCTTCAGCTTTGCCGATCGATACAAGGGCACCTACGGAGAAGAGTGTCCATTTTATTGCTCTGTTTCAGGCTACAAT GACGAGCTTCTATGGGCTGCATCTTGGCTATACAGAGCTACCAAATCCTCATATTATTCCAACTATATTATCCAGCACGACAATGTAAAGGCATATGTTAATGAAttcaactgggacctcaaatatgCTGGAATTCAAGTGCTTCTAACAGAC TTATATTTCCAAGGGGAAGCTCAATTCTCAGCCTATAGAAGTAATGCAGAACGCTTTGTTTGTTCACTTCTTCCAGGCAGTCCCATTCGTTCTGTTAAAACCACCCCAG GAGGTTTGTTGTATGTTAGAGATGGCGCCAACACTCAATATGTTACCAGTGCTGCTTTTTTGATGGCAAGATACAGTGATTTACTATCAGCTAAGAAGCGAACATTGTCATGTGGCAACACTCTCTTTAAACCCAACGACGTTATGGGCTTCGCAAAGCTACAA ATTGATTATTTATTAGGAAGGAATCCTCTGGGCATTTCATATATGGTAGGATACGGTTCCAAATATCCAAGGCAACCACATCACAGAGGAGCATCTGTAGTTTCCATTCATCAACAACCAaggaagatcaaatgcattgaaggtTTTATGTACTGGTTTCACAAAGATTCTTCCAATCCAAACACACTAATTGGGGCAATAGTGGGGGGCCCAGATAAATATGATCGTTTTGTAGACTTCAGGACCAAATCTAGCATGCTTGAACCTACAACATACATAAATTCTCCTCTTGTGGGTGTTCTTGCAAAATTGTACAGAATGACATGCAAAACTAACAGGCAGTGTTGA